The genomic stretch CCAGTTTTGCCGCCGACGCTGCCCACGGCGGCCAGCTCTTCTCCGCCAACTGCGCCGCCTGCCACATGGGCGGCGGCAATGTGGTGAACGCCGAGCGCACGCTCAAGGCCGACGCTCTGGAGGCCTATCTGGCCAACTACAGCAGTGACCATGAGGCGGCCATCGCCATGCAGGTCACCAACGGCAAGAACGCCATGCCCGCCTTCGCCGGCAAGCTCACCGACAGTGACATCGCCGATGTGGCCGCCTACGTCGAGGAAATGGCGGCCAAGGGCTGGGCCTGAGGTTCTGAGGCTCTGAGGCCCACGGTCTGAGGCCCCTTCATTGATCCAGACGCCGAGCGGCCTGCTCCTGCCACGGCGTCGGTCATCACCCACCACCCCTGCCAGGGGTGGTTTTTTTGTGCTTTGTGTGCAGTTCCTGGCCAGGCGGTGGTGGC from Synechococcus sp. CBW1107 encodes the following:
- a CDS encoding c-type cytochrome; translation: MRRLLSFFAVCLALLLGAAPSFAADAAHGGQLFSANCAACHMGGGNVVNAERTLKADALEAYLANYSSDHEAAIAMQVTNGKNAMPAFAGKLTDSDIADVAAYVEEMAAKGWA